A portion of the Saccharospirillaceae bacterium genome contains these proteins:
- the sodB gene encoding superoxide dismutase [Fe], whose protein sequence is MAFELPALPYEKNALEPHISSETLDFHHGKHHNTYVVKLNGLIGGTEFEGKTLEEIVKTSSGGIFNNAAQIWNHTFYWNSLSPNAGGEPTGAIADAINAAFGSFEEFKAKFNDMAVNNFGASWTWLVKKADGSLDIVNTSNAATPITEDGVTPLLTVDLWEHAYYIDYRNVRPDYLSGFWALVNWEFANANFA, encoded by the coding sequence ATGGCATTCGAATTACCCGCCCTGCCTTACGAAAAAAATGCTCTGGAACCACACATTTCTTCAGAAACTCTGGATTTCCACCACGGCAAACACCACAACACCTATGTGGTAAAGCTGAATGGTCTGATCGGTGGTACTGAGTTTGAAGGTAAGACATTGGAAGAAATCGTAAAAACCTCTTCTGGTGGCATCTTCAACAACGCTGCGCAAATCTGGAACCATACCTTTTACTGGAACAGCCTGAGCCCTAATGCTGGCGGTGAGCCAACAGGTGCCATTGCTGACGCCATTAATGCTGCGTTTGGTTCTTTTGAAGAGTTCAAAGCCAAGTTCAATGACATGGCAGTTAACAACTTCGGAGCCAGCTGGACCTGGTTAGTCAAAAAAGCCGATGGCTCTCTCGATATCGTTAACACTTCTAACGCAGCAACACCGATTACTGAAGACGGTGTTACCCCGCTGCTCACGGTTGACCTGTGGGAACACGCCTACTACATTGACTATCGCAATGTTCGTCCAGACTACCTGAGCGGTTTCTGGGCACTGGTTAATTGGGAATTTGCAAACGCTAACTTTGCTTAA
- a CDS encoding Maf-like protein, producing the protein MADLKLLLASSSPFRRQILNKLRIPFDCEAPDIDETPLADEQPQQYVERLAVEKAQALAGKYSDHWIIGSDQCSVVDGNICGKPHTVEKAQQQLRLSSGKVVHFYTGLCLLNAQTGEYQSVIEPFSVHFRELNDDEIRRYIELEMPLKCAGSFMVEGLGINLFEKLEGRDENSLIGLPLIALLQLMRNAKLNPLELAQ; encoded by the coding sequence ATGGCTGATCTTAAACTACTTTTGGCATCAAGCTCTCCTTTCCGTCGTCAGATTCTGAATAAACTTCGTATACCATTTGACTGCGAAGCCCCTGATATTGATGAAACACCACTTGCTGATGAGCAACCGCAGCAATACGTCGAACGCCTCGCAGTTGAAAAAGCGCAGGCCCTGGCGGGGAAATATAGTGATCACTGGATTATCGGTAGCGACCAATGCAGTGTCGTGGACGGCAATATCTGTGGCAAGCCACATACCGTTGAAAAAGCACAACAACAATTACGACTGAGTAGCGGTAAAGTGGTTCATTTTTATACAGGCCTCTGCTTACTCAATGCTCAAACCGGAGAATATCAGAGTGTTATAGAGCCATTTTCAGTACATTTCCGTGAGTTAAATGACGACGAAATAAGACGCTATATTGAACTGGAAATGCCGCTAAAATGCGCCGGTAGCTTTATGGTAGAAGGACTGGGTATCAATCTGTTTGAGAAGCTGGAGGGTCGTGACGAAAACAGCCTGATTGGTTTACCCCTCATTGCGCTGCTTCAGCTCATGAGGAATGCCAAATTAAATCCATTAGAGCTGGCTCAGTAA
- the gspD gene encoding type II secretion system secretin GspD: MFKRFLVASLLLLSFLNPVQAQENWQINLKDADIGAFISQVADITGKSFVIDPRVKGKVNVLSSEPVDQAGVYELFLSVLQVHGYAAVPAGEVVLVVQQNEIKQQGRDIEARIANDSQEMLTKVIGIKNTPALDLVPILRPLVAKYGHLAGVKSANALIISDHASNIRRIEQIIERLDKQGVEELEVIQLKEAWVGNVVTMLQNLDPSKVAKGNSNAGRTSGSIRVVADERSNRLIIKGEKSARARVRKLIEELDQPSYFSGSAQVMRLQYADAKKLAELLKGLLSEAPAGGKDANQAKGKAGIHADEELNALVVRAEPSLMKEIKELVSSLDVRRAQVLIESAIVEVTGNVNDALGVQWAVGDLDNPVGGTNFSNAGPSLSTIAGSVASGNPAAALGAGLTLGAYQEKDGEASFGAVIQALQSDTNTNLLSTPSIMTLDNQEAEIIVGQNVPFRTGSTASNNNSNPFTTITREDIGITLKVKPHIHDGEAIRLEVEATAESVSQTSVNGSADLITNKRSIKTMILSENEETIVLGGLIRDDVREVESKVPLLGDIPLLGWLFRSTSTEQVKSNLMVFLRPTIVVEANKAKQLTTDKLNGIWEFTISDDVGVDDVNSRMEKLFKGLPAAR; this comes from the coding sequence GTGTTTAAGCGTTTTTTAGTCGCTTCATTGTTGTTGTTGAGCTTTCTCAATCCGGTACAGGCTCAGGAAAACTGGCAGATTAACCTGAAGGATGCTGATATCGGAGCCTTCATCAGTCAGGTCGCCGATATTACCGGCAAGAGTTTCGTCATCGACCCACGTGTTAAGGGTAAGGTAAACGTACTGAGCAGTGAACCGGTTGACCAGGCCGGTGTATACGAGCTGTTTTTATCGGTATTGCAGGTCCATGGCTATGCTGCAGTGCCTGCCGGTGAAGTGGTTCTGGTTGTTCAACAGAATGAAATTAAACAGCAAGGCCGCGACATTGAGGCGCGAATTGCTAATGACAGCCAGGAAATGCTCACCAAGGTCATCGGTATTAAAAATACTCCGGCATTGGATCTGGTGCCCATCCTGCGTCCATTGGTTGCCAAATACGGCCATCTTGCCGGTGTTAAATCGGCTAATGCATTAATCATTTCCGATCATGCTTCTAATATCCGTCGTATCGAACAGATTATTGAGCGTCTGGACAAACAAGGCGTCGAAGAGCTGGAGGTCATTCAGCTGAAAGAAGCCTGGGTTGGTAATGTAGTTACCATGTTGCAGAACCTCGACCCGTCAAAAGTTGCGAAGGGCAATAGCAATGCGGGCCGTACTTCCGGCAGTATCCGTGTGGTTGCTGACGAGCGCAGTAATCGTCTGATTATTAAAGGTGAAAAAAGCGCCCGAGCACGTGTTCGGAAGTTGATCGAAGAACTGGATCAGCCGTCTTACTTCAGCGGCAGTGCACAGGTTATGCGCCTTCAATACGCAGATGCCAAGAAACTCGCTGAATTGTTAAAAGGGTTGCTGTCCGAAGCACCTGCGGGTGGTAAAGATGCAAACCAGGCAAAAGGTAAGGCGGGCATTCATGCTGATGAAGAGTTAAATGCCCTGGTTGTGCGTGCTGAGCCATCGTTAATGAAAGAAATTAAAGAGCTGGTGTCATCATTGGATGTACGTCGTGCTCAAGTGTTAATTGAGTCCGCGATTGTTGAAGTAACCGGTAATGTTAATGACGCTTTGGGTGTTCAGTGGGCCGTTGGTGATCTGGACAACCCGGTTGGTGGTACCAATTTCAGTAATGCGGGTCCGTCGTTATCGACCATCGCCGGCTCGGTTGCCAGCGGTAATCCGGCAGCTGCATTAGGTGCGGGTCTGACATTGGGTGCTTATCAGGAAAAAGACGGTGAAGCTTCTTTTGGTGCCGTTATTCAGGCGCTGCAAAGTGACACCAACACCAATTTGTTATCAACGCCGAGCATTATGACACTCGATAACCAGGAAGCTGAGATTATTGTTGGTCAGAATGTGCCTTTTCGTACCGGATCAACTGCGTCGAATAATAATTCGAATCCTTTTACCACGATCACTCGTGAAGACATTGGTATAACGTTAAAAGTTAAACCACATATACATGACGGTGAGGCGATTCGTCTGGAGGTTGAAGCGACGGCTGAGTCGGTATCTCAGACCAGTGTGAATGGCAGTGCTGATCTGATCACCAATAAGCGTTCGATCAAAACCATGATTCTGTCGGAAAATGAAGAAACGATCGTATTGGGTGGTTTAATCCGGGACGACGTTCGTGAAGTTGAAAGCAAAGTTCCACTGCTGGGTGATATCCCATTGCTCGGATGGTTATTCCGCTCCACATCAACCGAGCAGGTCAAAAGTAACCTGATGGTTTTTCTGCGTCCAACGATTGTGGTTGAAGCGAACAAAGCGAAGCAGTTAACAACAGACAAACTTAACGGGATCTGGGAGTTTACTATCTCTGACGACGTTGGTGTTGATGACGTTAACTCGCGGATGGAGAAACTGTTTAAAGGATTGCCCGCTGCGCGGTAA
- the gspN gene encoding type II secretion system protein N encodes MFTAIWTARWYLLLGLFVFMISLAVTTPLHFIWRFAEPHAANLPVKITETSGTVFDGLIRIQNPQLGSLDVNWILSLRKLLLANADLDLDVSAVGLQLNSHLNVGLDRMLQVTNTTGLLSADHLQPLLRQGRASLEGDFEITGLTAQLDVEARQIHQLDGQLTFSGGDVGFPVDGKPVQATLPLLVGLLKRESDKSVLNIETQDGLPVGQAFVQDDGWGGVAIRRRFLDILGQKWPAEATEETVIFEVSRKIL; translated from the coding sequence ATGTTTACAGCCATTTGGACAGCCCGTTGGTATCTATTACTGGGTCTGTTCGTTTTCATGATTTCGCTCGCTGTGACCACCCCTTTGCATTTCATCTGGCGGTTTGCGGAGCCTCATGCCGCTAATCTCCCGGTCAAAATCACGGAGACTTCAGGAACGGTCTTCGACGGTTTGATACGGATTCAAAATCCTCAGCTGGGTTCGTTGGATGTGAATTGGATACTCAGCTTACGAAAGCTATTACTAGCCAATGCCGATCTGGATTTGGATGTCAGCGCTGTTGGCCTGCAACTGAACAGTCATCTGAACGTTGGTTTAGATCGAATGCTGCAGGTGACAAATACCACCGGGCTTTTGTCGGCTGATCATCTGCAGCCACTATTGCGTCAGGGTCGTGCATCGTTGGAGGGAGATTTTGAGATCACTGGATTAACCGCTCAACTCGATGTTGAAGCACGTCAGATTCATCAGCTGGATGGTCAGCTGACATTTTCGGGTGGCGATGTTGGCTTTCCGGTAGATGGAAAACCGGTTCAGGCAACGTTGCCGCTTTTGGTTGGCCTGTTAAAACGGGAGTCTGACAAATCGGTTTTAAATATTGAAACTCAGGACGGGTTGCCTGTTGGTCAGGCGTTTGTTCAGGACGACGGTTGGGGAGGGGTCGCGATCCGTCGTCGTTTCCTGGACATCCTTGGACAAAAATGGCCGGCAGAGGCCACTGAAGAAACAGTAATTTTTGAAGTGTCCCGTAAGATTCTATAA
- a CDS encoding methyl-accepting chemotaxis protein — MSSNSLLFKTILQILVVLTALLVVLGVFNYKKTESQLTEDLRSSAEKTVLRLQGSLPLPIWNFDQSTVIKAIEAELASEFLNRITVIVNDDVFATLAKDDNGVIRERRVSEYSDAIEMNEVLIYEADGESNEVGRIVIGVNNHREEKILTDAFNLEVFRILLLDLIAAIAIVLIVKTAMIRPLEKVKEAVHDIAQGNGDLTKRLSESGSVELSELAREFNIFVQKLDALITDIGHTGLSLANKSQESQGHVENMRGELRSQRSEIDLIVSASTELSSSTDMVAGNARQAAEAAQSANESARSSHNIVSDAVASINALSNEIGQISDVIQVLVKEGENIGAVSDVIQGIAEQTNLLALNAAIEAARAGEQGRGFAVVADEVRTLAQRTQQSTEEINHMIERLQKSTEEAGTAIRKGTENATSSVSKIEKAGEAIRTVANNVDQINTMNSQISQAASEQSAVISELNQNIVNISHNADSTEQLADQTMAASSSAMEMSLELQDKMQSFKTSV, encoded by the coding sequence ATGAGTAGTAACAGCTTACTGTTTAAGACCATCCTCCAGATTCTTGTTGTTCTGACGGCGTTGCTTGTCGTGCTCGGCGTGTTCAATTACAAGAAAACTGAGAGTCAGCTCACTGAAGATCTGAGATCCAGTGCCGAAAAAACTGTCCTTCGACTACAAGGCAGCCTCCCATTGCCCATCTGGAACTTCGACCAGAGCACGGTCATCAAAGCCATTGAGGCGGAACTGGCCTCTGAATTTCTTAATCGAATCACGGTAATCGTCAATGACGATGTATTTGCAACACTGGCAAAGGACGACAATGGCGTCATCCGGGAGCGCCGGGTCAGCGAATACAGTGATGCCATTGAGATGAACGAAGTCCTCATTTATGAAGCGGACGGAGAGTCTAATGAAGTTGGGCGCATCGTAATCGGGGTTAATAACCACCGGGAGGAGAAAATTCTAACGGACGCCTTCAACCTCGAAGTATTCCGTATTCTGCTACTGGATCTGATTGCAGCAATAGCCATTGTCCTGATTGTTAAAACAGCCATGATCCGACCTTTAGAAAAAGTAAAAGAAGCGGTTCATGACATTGCACAGGGGAATGGTGATCTGACCAAGCGCCTCAGTGAGAGTGGGTCGGTTGAGCTTTCGGAGTTGGCCAGGGAATTCAACATTTTTGTACAGAAACTCGACGCCCTGATCACTGACATCGGTCACACTGGTTTATCTCTCGCCAATAAATCCCAGGAAAGTCAGGGCCATGTGGAAAACATGCGGGGTGAGCTTCGCAGCCAACGTTCTGAAATTGATCTGATTGTTTCCGCCAGCACGGAGTTATCCAGTAGCACCGATATGGTTGCCGGCAATGCCCGCCAGGCTGCGGAGGCGGCTCAGAGCGCGAACGAATCGGCACGCAGCAGCCATAATATCGTTTCAGATGCCGTCGCCAGTATTAATGCACTATCAAATGAAATTGGCCAGATTTCAGACGTCATCCAAGTTCTGGTTAAAGAAGGTGAGAACATTGGCGCTGTCAGTGATGTTATTCAGGGCATCGCAGAACAAACCAATTTATTAGCCCTCAACGCGGCCATCGAAGCGGCGCGCGCCGGGGAACAAGGACGTGGTTTTGCGGTGGTAGCTGACGAAGTGAGAACGCTGGCTCAGCGCACGCAACAATCCACAGAAGAAATTAATCACATGATTGAGCGATTACAGAAGTCTACTGAGGAGGCGGGTACCGCTATCCGTAAGGGGACTGAGAACGCGACCAGCAGTGTCAGTAAAATCGAAAAAGCCGGAGAGGCCATTCGGACAGTGGCGAACAATGTGGACCAGATCAACACCATGAACTCGCAGATATCTCAGGCAGCATCTGAACAAAGCGCCGTCATCAGCGAACTTAATCAGAACATAGTCAACATTTCACACAATGCCGACAGTACCGAACAACTGGCGGACCAAACCATGGCGGCAAGCTCCTCAGCAATGGAAATGTCGTTGGAATTACAAGACAAAATGCAGTCGTTCAAGACTTCAGTCTGA
- a CDS encoding transporter substrate-binding domain-containing protein gives MRILLLIIGFTLSQLVLADKVVKLTSLDWPPYSGKALNEQGASVAVAKAAFAAMGYTLEVDFFPWSRAVSLAKSKGSAYAGYFPEYHSDAVAEEFTYSQPMGSGPLGFVEQSAKPVTWSSLDDLKSYRIGVVQDYVNTTDFDAMMNSGQLKTEAVISDKNNILKVVNGRLDLAVIDRNVMDYLFKTDKALSGKEGKASFNGKLLEDKKLYICFKKTPGGAEMAKIFNEGLKKIDVNAIMAKHI, from the coding sequence ATGCGAATACTTCTGCTGATCATTGGTTTTACTTTGTCTCAGCTCGTACTGGCTGACAAAGTCGTAAAACTGACGTCACTGGACTGGCCTCCCTACTCTGGTAAAGCGCTTAATGAACAAGGCGCATCCGTCGCCGTTGCCAAAGCAGCATTCGCTGCCATGGGCTACACCCTGGAAGTGGATTTCTTTCCATGGAGCCGCGCAGTTTCGCTGGCAAAAAGTAAAGGCAGCGCTTATGCCGGGTACTTCCCCGAATATCACTCTGATGCTGTTGCCGAAGAATTCACTTATTCACAACCAATGGGCTCTGGCCCTCTGGGGTTCGTAGAACAGAGCGCTAAACCCGTCACCTGGTCCTCTCTTGACGATCTGAAAAGCTACCGCATTGGCGTTGTACAGGATTACGTTAATACGACGGATTTCGATGCCATGATGAATTCTGGTCAACTGAAAACAGAAGCTGTAATCAGTGACAAAAACAACATCCTGAAAGTCGTCAACGGACGTCTGGATCTTGCGGTCATCGATCGCAATGTAATGGACTACCTGTTCAAAACAGACAAAGCACTGAGCGGTAAAGAAGGGAAAGCATCTTTTAACGGAAAACTGCTGGAAGATAAAAAGCTGTATATATGCTTTAAGAAAACCCCTGGCGGTGCTGAAATGGCCAAGATATTCAATGAGGGTCTGAAGAAAATTGATGTTAATGCCATAATGGCAAAACACATATAA
- a CDS encoding GIY-YIG nuclease family protein: protein MWSVYLVRTAGGCLYCGISTDVSRRFKEHLTGNKGARALRGKGPLSLVFQQVVGDRSSASKIEYRVKQLPKKEKEKLVRGERGLPIEQAAG, encoded by the coding sequence ATGTGGTCGGTTTACTTGGTCCGTACTGCCGGAGGCTGCTTGTACTGCGGGATTTCCACGGATGTTTCACGGCGTTTTAAAGAGCATCTTACTGGCAACAAGGGGGCTCGTGCTCTGCGCGGTAAAGGCCCGTTATCACTGGTGTTTCAGCAGGTTGTGGGTGACCGCAGTTCGGCTTCAAAAATAGAATACCGGGTAAAACAATTACCGAAGAAAGAAAAAGAAAAGTTGGTCCGCGGTGAGCGTGGGCTGCCCATTGAGCAGGCAGCCGGATGA
- a CDS encoding hemolysin III family protein codes for MVTFFRYPDNRTPMHTVFRDPISGLTHLAGAIFAIVALCILSVQAALHGNVWHMVSFVIFGATMFLMFASSALYHLMHTSEEAIRWLKRIDHMAIFLMIAGSYTPICLVPLNGNIGWILFSVVWALAVAGIVLKLVWISAPRWLSTLIYLAMGWLVLFAAGPAMETIPVDAQWWILYGGVSYTLGAIVYALKWPNPWPRWFGFHEIWHLFVMAGVFCHFWAIAFHLATIPVLP; via the coding sequence ATGGTAACGTTTTTCCGCTATCCAGATAATCGCACCCCTATGCACACCGTGTTTCGTGATCCAATCAGTGGGCTTACTCATTTAGCAGGCGCAATTTTCGCGATTGTGGCGTTATGTATTTTGTCGGTTCAGGCTGCACTGCATGGCAACGTCTGGCATATGGTGTCGTTTGTGATTTTTGGTGCGACCATGTTCCTGATGTTCGCCAGCAGTGCACTGTACCATCTGATGCATACCAGTGAAGAGGCGATTCGCTGGTTAAAACGCATCGATCACATGGCGATTTTTCTGATGATTGCCGGCAGTTACACCCCCATCTGTCTGGTACCACTGAACGGTAATATCGGCTGGATTCTTTTTTCAGTCGTTTGGGCATTGGCCGTTGCCGGCATTGTCCTAAAGCTGGTGTGGATCAGTGCGCCACGCTGGTTATCCACACTGATTTACCTGGCAATGGGCTGGTTGGTGCTATTCGCAGCAGGGCCGGCGATGGAGACCATTCCCGTCGATGCTCAGTGGTGGATTCTCTATGGCGGCGTCAGCTATACATTGGGCGCAATCGTTTACGCGTTAAAGTGGCCTAACCCATGGCCACGCTGGTTCGGTTTTCACGAAATTTGGCATCTGTTTGTGATGGCAGGCGTATTTTGCCACTTCTGGGCAATTGCATTCCATTTGGCTACCATTCCGGTTTTACCCTGA
- the arfB gene encoding aminoacyl-tRNA hydrolase produces the protein MSQPQLENGALVISRNVVIPLYQIELNAIRAQGAGGQNVNKVSSAIHLRFDINRSSLPDFYKEKLLALKDQRLTKDGVLIIKAQQFRTQDLNRDDALFRLQQLVRHVNRVEKRRIATKPTRGSQKRRVESKVKRGQTKNLRRKVDY, from the coding sequence GTGAGTCAGCCACAACTTGAAAATGGTGCTCTGGTCATCAGTCGCAACGTCGTCATTCCGCTTTACCAAATAGAATTAAATGCGATTCGTGCGCAGGGCGCGGGCGGTCAAAACGTCAATAAAGTCTCCTCCGCGATTCATCTGCGTTTCGATATCAATCGCTCCAGCCTGCCCGACTTCTACAAAGAAAAACTGTTGGCGTTAAAAGATCAACGCCTGACAAAAGATGGCGTGCTGATTATTAAGGCTCAGCAGTTTCGTACCCAGGACCTGAACCGCGATGACGCTTTATTTCGATTACAGCAGTTGGTTCGCCATGTTAACCGGGTTGAGAAAAGGCGAATTGCAACCAAGCCGACCCGGGGTTCTCAAAAACGCAGAGTGGAAAGTAAAGTAAAGCGGGGACAAACCAAAAATCTGCGACGTAAAGTGGATTACTAG
- the djlA gene encoding co-chaperone DjlA, whose translation MNFFIGKLVGGAFGLLTGGPFGLLIGAFTGHLFDQSISRFLVGSDDSPLAANQASVQQVFFRSTFRVMGKLAKADGRVTESEIAAATQIMDQMGLSGSQRQAAIDCFTEGKRAGFDLSPDLVSLKRVISQRASLAQMFLEIQLSVAYADGELALEERHLFNQLCKQLGISAFQFEWIHGRVKAAIAGQSVHQGDNLRQQLANAYAVLGVKADTPDDELKKTYRKLMSQHHPDKLLAKGLPEEMMKLAKEKTQEIQTAYDLIKKSRS comes from the coding sequence ATGAATTTTTTTATTGGTAAATTAGTCGGCGGTGCGTTTGGACTGTTAACCGGAGGGCCGTTTGGGTTATTAATTGGTGCCTTTACCGGACACTTATTTGACCAGAGTATTAGCCGTTTTCTGGTCGGTAGCGATGACTCTCCGTTGGCAGCCAATCAAGCATCTGTGCAGCAGGTCTTCTTCCGCAGTACTTTCCGTGTGATGGGGAAGTTGGCCAAAGCTGATGGTCGGGTGACGGAGTCCGAGATTGCGGCAGCAACTCAAATCATGGATCAGATGGGGCTGAGTGGAAGTCAACGTCAGGCGGCGATTGATTGCTTTACTGAGGGCAAGCGAGCCGGCTTCGATTTATCCCCCGATCTGGTTTCGCTGAAACGGGTCATCAGTCAGCGCGCCAGTCTGGCACAGATGTTTCTTGAAATTCAGCTCAGTGTTGCTTATGCCGATGGCGAACTGGCGTTGGAGGAGCGACATCTATTTAATCAACTGTGCAAGCAACTTGGTATCAGCGCCTTTCAGTTTGAATGGATTCATGGTCGGGTAAAAGCGGCTATCGCCGGACAGTCTGTGCATCAGGGTGATAATCTGCGTCAGCAGCTGGCTAATGCGTATGCGGTATTGGGTGTAAAAGCGGATACACCGGATGATGAGCTTAAGAAAACCTACCGTAAACTGATGAGTCAGCATCATCCTGACAAGCTACTTGCCAAGGGTTTACCGGAGGAAATGATGAAGCTAGCCAAGGAAAAAACGCAGGAAATTCAAACGGCCTACGATCTGATTAAAAAAAGCCGTAGTTGA
- a CDS encoding nucleotidyltransferase family protein: protein MKAMILAAGRGTRMAPLTDNCPKPLIPLLGKPLIEHHIEKLVAAGVRDIVINHAYLGYMVEEALGDGSRWGCSIRYSAEDQALETAGGVIKALPLLATDTCEPFLLINGDVWLDWDYGNAWVVAEQFDQKQDGFLWLVENPDHNPGGDFSLTDQGRVLSKISGQGWTFSGVSLLSPTLFMGLPTGVRPLAPLLRQAMDRGTIQGQVLPCGWVDVGTPQRLANLEQTLLRNISG from the coding sequence ATGAAAGCGATGATCCTTGCAGCAGGTCGTGGCACCCGAATGGCACCGCTGACTGATAATTGCCCGAAGCCCCTCATCCCGCTGCTGGGTAAGCCGCTGATCGAACACCATATCGAGAAGCTGGTCGCGGCAGGGGTTCGTGACATAGTGATAAACCACGCTTACCTTGGCTATATGGTTGAAGAGGCTCTGGGAGATGGTTCCCGCTGGGGTTGCAGTATTCGTTATTCCGCGGAAGACCAGGCACTGGAAACCGCTGGCGGCGTTATAAAAGCCTTGCCGTTGTTGGCAACTGATACCTGTGAGCCTTTTCTGCTGATTAACGGGGATGTCTGGCTGGATTGGGATTACGGTAATGCATGGGTTGTCGCAGAACAATTTGATCAAAAACAGGATGGTTTTCTCTGGCTGGTGGAAAATCCGGATCATAATCCAGGCGGTGATTTTTCTTTAACCGACCAGGGAAGAGTACTGTCGAAAATAAGCGGACAGGGCTGGACTTTTTCTGGTGTTAGTTTGTTATCACCAACGTTATTTATGGGGTTACCCACAGGCGTGAGGCCGCTGGCACCGCTGTTACGTCAGGCGATGGATCGGGGCACGATACAAGGGCAGGTTCTGCCGTGTGGTTGGGTTGATGTGGGCACACCACAGCGACTAGCTAACCTTGAGCAGACGTTGTTGCGGAATATATCGGGATGA
- a CDS encoding phosphotransferase: protein MDQRRDQLAHWAADIIRQQYQHSVTPELDTVSGDASFRRYFRLNFCQDQQYSSWIAVDAPADKEDNPRFVRIARHWHQHDIAVPEVIAHNFDQGFMLLQDFGDDMLWPALHQQGSSTEHIQQLYRQAIDQLITIQQLPTTDLPSYDGALLDQEMALFSDWLCVKELKLELSNAEQAMLQQVFAQLREQALQQPAVVVHRDFHSRNLMLQHDGSLGVIDFQDAVVGAASYDLVSLLRDCYVRWDESLITPLLEYYWQQASIEGICQQSLDAFIRDFDWMGMQRHLKAAGIFARLHLRDGKDGYLADIPNTCRYLLDISARYPQFSDFHHWLRQRFLPALQQFIDGRAV, encoded by the coding sequence ATGGATCAGCGTCGCGACCAACTCGCGCACTGGGCAGCGGATATTATTCGCCAGCAGTATCAACACAGCGTCACACCAGAGCTGGACACGGTATCGGGTGATGCCAGTTTTCGCCGCTATTTTCGCTTAAATTTTTGTCAAGACCAGCAATATAGCAGTTGGATTGCCGTGGATGCACCGGCCGATAAAGAGGATAATCCGCGGTTTGTGCGCATTGCTCGGCATTGGCATCAGCATGATATTGCTGTTCCAGAGGTCATCGCTCATAACTTTGATCAGGGGTTTATGCTGCTGCAAGACTTTGGCGATGACATGTTATGGCCGGCTCTGCACCAGCAGGGGAGCAGTACAGAACATATTCAGCAATTGTATCGTCAGGCGATCGACCAGCTGATTACCATTCAGCAACTACCAACAACGGATTTACCGTCTTATGATGGTGCGTTACTGGATCAGGAAATGGCGCTGTTCAGTGATTGGCTGTGCGTCAAAGAACTGAAGCTGGAACTCAGTAACGCAGAACAGGCTATGTTGCAGCAGGTGTTCGCGCAGCTGCGCGAGCAAGCTCTGCAGCAGCCAGCCGTTGTGGTTCACCGCGACTTTCACTCTCGCAACCTGATGTTACAACATGATGGCTCTTTGGGCGTTATCGATTTTCAGGACGCCGTGGTCGGCGCAGCAAGTTATGATCTGGTTTCGCTTTTACGCGATTGTTATGTGCGTTGGGATGAGTCGCTTATTACACCGTTGCTGGAATATTACTGGCAACAAGCCAGTATCGAAGGTATCTGTCAGCAATCGCTGGATGCGTTTATTCGCGACTTCGATTGGATGGGGATGCAGCGACATTTAAAAGCAGCGGGCATTTTTGCTCGTTTACACCTGCGTGATGGCAAAGACGGTTACCTGGCGGATATCCCAAACACTTGCCGCTACCTGTTGGATATCAGTGCACGTTATCCACAGTTTTCTGATTTTCACCATTGGCTTCGGCAACGTTTTCTGCCAGCTTTACAGCAATTTATCGATGGGCGTGCTGTATGA